The proteins below are encoded in one region of Methanosarcina barkeri 3:
- a CDS encoding P-II family nitrogen regulator, producing the protein MCNEKDFVLIVTIVKKGWGDEVIKASRKAGAHGGTILFGRGTGVHENKSILGLMIEPEKEIVLTVAESTIEDKIKNSIIEAVNLNEPGKGIGFVVSLDKVFGICHPLYDMLHSNREI; encoded by the coding sequence GTGTGCAATGAGAAAGATTTTGTATTAATAGTCACAATTGTAAAAAAAGGCTGGGGCGATGAGGTAATTAAGGCTTCAAGAAAAGCCGGTGCCCATGGCGGAACAATCTTATTTGGTCGCGGTACAGGAGTTCATGAGAATAAAAGTATTCTTGGCTTAATGATCGAACCAGAAAAGGAAATCGTCCTCACAGTAGCTGAATCGACAATTGAGGATAAAATCAAAAATAGTATTATTGAGGCTGTAAACCTCAACGAACCCGGAAAAGGGATTGGGTTTGTAGTTTCTCTGGATAAAGTATTTGGAATTTGTCATCCACTTTATGATATGTTGCACTCTAACAGAGAAATATGA
- a CDS encoding DUF1538 domain-containing protein → MICDIKETIIEVVQAVFPLTLAILLLMLTLVGTSLNQLASFLTSILLISLGMIFFLVGVKIGILPMGEAIGADLPKHNSLAFIAIVVFLLSFLTTIAEPDVRVLSNMVNLVSQGSIDSNMIIISIAFGVGLFVVISIFRTIYGIPIRYLFAAGYLIILALSFFVPSEYLAIAFDAGGVTTGSITVPVIMALGIGIVAVLQKKSELSDNFGIMGLASMGPVVIVMLLGVLSS, encoded by the coding sequence ATGATATGTGATATTAAAGAGACTATTATTGAAGTTGTGCAGGCAGTATTTCCTTTAACGCTTGCAATACTTTTGCTCATGCTGACATTAGTTGGTACTAGTTTGAACCAGCTTGCATCTTTTTTGACGAGCATATTACTTATCTCACTGGGAATGATTTTTTTTCTTGTAGGCGTTAAGATTGGTATACTTCCAATGGGTGAGGCAATAGGAGCTGATTTGCCCAAGCATAATTCACTTGCTTTTATTGCAATAGTAGTCTTCCTACTCTCGTTTCTAACAACCATTGCGGAGCCTGATGTAAGAGTTTTAAGTAACATGGTTAATTTAGTTTCACAGGGCAGTATAGATAGTAATATGATAATAATCTCTATAGCCTTTGGAGTTGGCTTGTTTGTAGTTATTTCTATTTTCAGAACAATTTATGGAATTCCAATCAGGTATCTGTTTGCAGCAGGCTATCTAATTATACTCGCGCTGTCATTTTTTGTACCGAGTGAATACCTGGCAATCGCTTTCGATGCAGGAGGTGTGACCACAGGGTCTATAACTGTACCTGTTATTATGGCTCTTGGAATCGGAATAGTTGCAGTATTACAAAAGAAGTCTGAACTTTCAGATAATTTCGGAATCATGGGATTAGCTTCCATGGGCCCTGTAGTTATTGTAATGTTGCTGGGGGTTCTGTCTTCATGA
- a CDS encoding LVIVD repeat-containing protein: MAAGDKGLEIINISNPSSPKLKGRYNTAGRARSVAVSDNYAYVADGDNGFVTVDISNPSSPTLKGKYETGYADCVAVSGNYAYLVEDSDGLVFLISVIPLLQFAKEAKAAILAFVRPFQFQVITPILLILVL; the protein is encoded by the coding sequence TTGGCTGCTGGTGATAAAGGTCTTGAGATTATTAATATAAGCAATCCCTCTTCTCCAAAGCTCAAAGGAAGGTACAATACTGCCGGACGTGCTCGTAGTGTTGCAGTTTCCGACAATTACGCCTATGTAGCTGATGGTGATAATGGTTTTGTGACTGTTGATATTAGCAACCCTTCTTCTCCGACCCTTAAAGGAAAGTATGAAACTGGATATGCTGACTGTGTTGCAGTTTCCGGCAATTACGCTTATTTAGTTGAAGACTCTGATGGTCTTGTATTTTTGATATCAGTAATCCCTCTTCTCCAATTCGCAAAGGAAGCGAAAGCCGCCATATTGGCATTTGTAAGGCCATTTCAGTTTCAGGTAATTACGCCTATATTGCTAATTCTGGTCTTGTGA
- a CDS encoding DUF1538 domain-containing protein → MFFEVIQSIAPLIIFFTSFQILYLKLPLSQLVRLYIGLAFTAFGMILFLHGVNNGFLPAGTKIGEFFGDSKKSFLIPLGFVLGLLAAFAEPSVRVLCYQVEESSSGYIRSNLMLYMLSFAVAMLSAISMVKIVYKIPFIYIIVPGYLFVLILLWLCDKDFVGIAFDAGGAVTGPMAVSFLMSMAVGVATSYEGTDPVADGFGLIAMIALAPIIFVMLLGVYIRFNGGRESVQ, encoded by the coding sequence ATGTTTTTTGAAGTTATCCAATCAATTGCTCCTCTAATAATTTTCTTCACATCCTTTCAGATATTATATTTAAAGCTGCCATTATCACAATTAGTAAGACTTTATATAGGGCTAGCCTTCACTGCATTTGGTATGATCTTATTTCTTCATGGAGTCAATAACGGATTTCTCCCTGCAGGAACGAAGATAGGGGAGTTCTTTGGAGATTCTAAGAAGAGCTTTTTAATTCCTCTAGGTTTTGTTCTTGGTTTACTTGCTGCTTTTGCGGAACCTTCTGTAAGAGTATTGTGTTATCAGGTTGAGGAATCTTCCAGTGGCTATATAAGATCAAATCTTATGCTCTATATGCTTTCCTTCGCAGTTGCTATGTTGTCTGCGATTTCAATGGTAAAAATTGTCTATAAGATACCTTTCATATACATAATAGTTCCAGGTTATTTATTTGTCCTTATTCTGTTATGGCTTTGTGACAAAGATTTTGTGGGTATTGCATTCGACGCAGGAGGAGCTGTAACAGGTCCGATGGCTGTGTCTTTTCTGATGTCAATGGCTGTAGGAGTGGCTACATCATACGAGGGGACAGATCCTGTCGCAGACGGCTTTGGCCTGATTGCGATGATAGCACTGGCGCCCATCATTTTCGTTATGCTTCTGGGTGTTTACATAAGATTTAACGGAGGTAGAGAGAGTGTGCAATGA
- a CDS encoding DUF1538 domain-containing protein → MMRDVKETFQEVVQAIFPLTLVVVLLLLVFVGIGLDDLISFLIATVLTVIGMTFFLTGVKLSMLPIGEAIGADLPKHSSLAFIAVMVFLLSSFVAVAEPNVSVLISMINSALQGSIDNNLLIISISFGVGFLMVISILRIIFGFPIKYLFAGSYSIILMLSFFVPADYLAIAFDSGSVTTGAMIVPVIIGLGVGIASVLQDRSELDGFGLIGLATIGPILSLMLLGVLSS, encoded by the coding sequence ATGATGCGTGATGTTAAAGAAACTTTTCAGGAAGTCGTCCAAGCTATATTTCCTTTAACACTTGTAGTCGTGTTACTGTTGCTTGTGTTCGTCGGTATAGGCCTGGATGATCTGATCTCCTTTTTGATAGCTACAGTGCTAACTGTAATCGGAATGACCTTTTTTCTAACCGGGGTTAAGCTGAGTATGCTTCCTATAGGTGAGGCAATAGGAGCTGATTTGCCTAAGCACAGCTCACTGGCTTTTATCGCAGTGATGGTGTTTCTACTCTCGTCCTTTGTAGCTGTAGCGGAACCTAATGTAAGTGTTTTAATTAGCATGATAAACTCAGCTTTACAAGGGAGTATAGATAACAATTTACTGATAATTTCTATATCCTTTGGAGTAGGTTTTCTTATGGTTATTTCCATCCTGAGAATAATCTTTGGATTTCCGATCAAATATCTGTTTGCAGGAAGTTATTCAATCATACTCATGCTGTCTTTCTTTGTACCTGCTGATTATCTGGCAATTGCCTTTGATTCCGGAAGTGTGACTACAGGAGCAATGATTGTGCCTGTGATTATTGGCCTTGGAGTCGGGATAGCTTCAGTATTGCAAGATAGATCTGAACTTGATGGTTTTGGACTTATCGGCCTAGCGACTATAGGTCCCATATTGAGTCTCATGCTACTGGGGGTTCTGTCTTCATGA
- a CDS encoding DUF1538 domain-containing protein gives MNSVTEGISPVFFEVIQSLVPLVIFFALFQKAHLKLPFSQLIKLYTGLILAGFGIVLFLYGVYSGFFPIGREIGEFFGNSDKKNILIPIGFVLGFLSTFAEPVVRVLCYQIEESSNGYIRSKLMLYVLSSGIAVFVAIAMAKIIYGIPFLYIIVPGYLFVFVLLWFCDKDFISIAFDAGGVATGSMAVTFLTSMTVGLASAHEGVDAIADGFGLIGMMALAPVIFVMFLGIYIKYNEDKKDIQ, from the coding sequence ATGAACTCAGTTACAGAGGGAATCTCGCCTGTATTCTTTGAAGTTATTCAGTCACTTGTCCCTCTTGTAATTTTTTTTGCTCTATTTCAAAAAGCACATTTAAAGCTTCCGTTTTCACAATTAATAAAACTTTATACCGGATTAATTTTAGCCGGATTTGGAATAGTATTATTTCTTTATGGCGTATACAGTGGCTTTTTTCCTATAGGAAGAGAGATTGGTGAATTTTTCGGCAATTCCGACAAAAAAAACATTTTAATACCGATAGGTTTCGTGCTTGGATTCCTTTCAACTTTTGCAGAGCCTGTTGTAAGGGTATTATGTTACCAGATTGAAGAGTCTTCCAATGGTTATATAAGATCAAAACTTATGCTTTATGTTCTTTCCTCTGGAATTGCTGTGTTCGTTGCCATTGCAATGGCAAAAATAATTTATGGAATCCCTTTTCTGTATATAATAGTCCCAGGTTATCTATTCGTATTTGTTTTATTATGGTTTTGCGACAAAGATTTCATAAGTATAGCATTCGATGCAGGTGGAGTTGCAACAGGCTCTATGGCTGTAACATTTCTCACATCAATGACCGTCGGACTAGCATCTGCACATGAAGGTGTAGATGCAATTGCAGACGGTTTCGGCTTAATTGGAATGATGGCACTTGCACCCGTTATTTTTGTTATGTTTCTGGGCATTTATATAAAATATAATGAAGATAAAAAAGATATTCAATGA
- a CDS encoding DUF2178 domain-containing protein, translated as MKHKQFKIITFLTTMVMAAVISFSILIGNPALAVASFFGGIAVMYLSKRRLEDIVEDERIRQISQKASGITFQFIILSFAIGGAVLIAMKDTYPKYTDFGFFMSYAACTSLVLYSIFYMYFNMKSGG; from the coding sequence ATGAAACATAAGCAGTTCAAAATAATCACATTTCTTACTACAATGGTTATGGCAGCTGTAATTAGCTTTTCAATTTTAATAGGAAATCCTGCACTTGCCGTGGCTTCCTTCTTTGGAGGCATAGCTGTTATGTACCTCTCAAAACGCAGACTGGAAGATATTGTAGAAGATGAGAGAATTCGTCAGATAAGTCAAAAAGCCTCAGGAATTACATTCCAGTTCATAATTCTTAGTTTTGCCATAGGGGGCGCAGTCCTTATAGCAATGAAGGATACTTATCCGAAATATACAGATTTTGGTTTTTTCATGTCATACGCAGCTTGTACGAGTCTTGTACTTTACTCTATCTTTTATATGTATTTTAATATGAAATCAGGAGGATAA
- a CDS encoding monovalent cation:proton antiporter family protein, protein MATNLLTDLLIIFGLSIPVVFTFSRLKIAPLIGFLLAGILAGPFGFGLIREIENIELLAEIGVVLLLFTIGMEFSLRDLLQLRRIVIFGGGLQLSITSIIVALIFLWLGNSRESSIFLGLLVALSSTAIVLKLLQEKGEIYSLHGRTSLGILIFQDIAAVIIILLIPVLAGIPGTEKSFLELILQGLGLIMFTLISARYVVPFIMYQVAKTRNNELFLLSVVAIGLSVAWLTSIVGLSLALGAFLAGLIISESEYSVQALGNLIPFRDMFMSIFFISIGMLLDLNILREHLLLILAATLAVLLLKALANSLSTFLIGFPLHTMILVGFSLSQVGEFSFILAKVGSASGLISSLMYQEFLDVAVLSMVLTPLFMSIGYRTTTFADFLPFPPILKQGWYSKFKEKESEEKLENHVIIVGFGINGRNVVTAAKAASIPYIVIDMNPEVVRIEKQKEERIFYGDAAQNAVLEHAGIQTAKSVVVTAGDPPSAKRIIEAAQRLNPEIHIIARTHFLSELDKFYDFGADEVISDEFESSIELFTRVLHRYLVPSSEIYSLTSTLRADHYKMLRSTGIPRKKICDLALDFADVEIRSIRVGKFSKSAGMTLGELNLRKNYGVSALAISRSHKIIPGPEAETEILADDILLVISPPENVEEVRKLFEDGAE, encoded by the coding sequence ATGGCAACGAATCTTTTAACCGACCTTTTAATCATCTTCGGACTTTCTATTCCTGTAGTTTTTACTTTCTCAAGATTAAAAATAGCTCCACTGATTGGATTTCTACTTGCAGGCATTCTTGCCGGACCTTTCGGTTTTGGACTGATTAGAGAGATTGAAAACATCGAACTTTTGGCTGAAATCGGCGTTGTACTTCTGCTTTTTACCATAGGTATGGAATTCTCGCTGCGCGATCTTTTACAGCTTCGCAGAATCGTAATTTTTGGAGGCGGTTTGCAGCTTTCCATAACTTCAATTATCGTTGCTCTTATATTCCTCTGGCTTGGTAATTCCAGAGAATCGTCAATTTTCCTTGGACTTTTAGTGGCATTAAGCAGCACTGCAATTGTCCTTAAACTCTTACAGGAAAAAGGAGAAATCTATAGCCTTCACGGACGAACTTCCTTGGGAATACTAATTTTTCAAGACATCGCAGCAGTGATAATTATTCTCTTAATTCCTGTCCTTGCAGGCATTCCAGGAACCGAGAAGTCCTTTTTAGAACTTATCCTGCAGGGGCTGGGGCTTATCATGTTCACCCTTATAAGCGCCAGATATGTCGTTCCTTTCATCATGTACCAGGTGGCAAAGACACGGAATAATGAGCTTTTTCTACTGAGTGTTGTAGCAATAGGGCTTTCTGTCGCCTGGTTGACTTCTATAGTTGGTTTGTCTCTGGCACTAGGAGCTTTTCTTGCTGGCCTGATCATCTCGGAATCTGAGTATTCAGTTCAGGCTCTTGGGAACTTAATTCCATTCAGAGATATGTTCATGAGTATTTTCTTCATCTCAATAGGGATGCTGCTTGATCTCAACATATTAAGAGAACATCTGCTCCTGATCCTGGCTGCTACCCTGGCTGTGCTGCTTCTGAAGGCTCTGGCAAACAGTTTGAGCACCTTTCTCATAGGTTTTCCTTTGCATACAATGATTCTGGTTGGATTTTCCCTTTCACAGGTTGGAGAATTTTCCTTTATCCTTGCAAAAGTAGGTTCTGCAAGTGGATTAATTTCCTCTCTCATGTACCAGGAATTTCTGGATGTTGCAGTACTTTCTATGGTGCTTACCCCTCTTTTTATGAGTATAGGGTATCGAACCACGACTTTTGCTGACTTTCTGCCTTTTCCCCCAATCTTGAAACAGGGCTGGTACAGTAAATTTAAAGAAAAAGAATCTGAAGAGAAACTTGAAAACCACGTAATTATAGTAGGATTTGGGATAAACGGTAGAAATGTCGTGACTGCTGCAAAAGCAGCTTCAATTCCCTACATAGTAATTGACATGAATCCTGAAGTCGTACGGATAGAGAAGCAGAAGGAAGAGCGTATTTTTTACGGTGATGCTGCTCAGAATGCTGTACTGGAACATGCAGGCATCCAGACCGCGAAATCTGTTGTCGTGACCGCAGGTGATCCTCCGAGCGCTAAAAGAATAATTGAAGCTGCCCAAAGGTTAAATCCGGAAATCCACATCATTGCCAGAACACATTTCCTGAGTGAGCTGGATAAGTTCTATGATTTTGGGGCAGATGAAGTCATTTCTGATGAGTTTGAAAGCTCAATAGAGCTTTTCACAAGGGTACTTCACAGATACTTAGTTCCCAGCAGTGAAATCTATTCCCTTACTTCAACATTACGTGCCGACCATTATAAGATGCTTCGAAGTACTGGCATCCCCAGGAAAAAAATCTGCGATCTGGCTCTTGATTTTGCAGATGTGGAAATCCGGAGTATCAGGGTAGGGAAATTCTCAAAATCAGCAGGAATGACTCTTGGGGAACTCAATCTTCGGAAGAACTATGGAGTGTCCGCACTTGCAATCTCACGTAGTCATAAAATCATTCCCGGACCGGAAGCTGAGACTGAAATTCTCGCGGATGATATTCTGCTTGTGATCAGCCCACCTGAAAATGTTGAGGAAGTTAGAAAGCTTTTCGAGGACGGTGCGGAATAA
- a CDS encoding helix-turn-helix transcriptional regulator, producing MKNNIKVYRAIHDLTQENLSEKVGVTRQTINAIEKGKYDPSLELAFKLARLFDARIEEIFLYEDREARNSERKG from the coding sequence ATGAAAAATAATATAAAAGTTTACAGGGCAATACACGATCTTACTCAGGAAAACCTGTCTGAAAAAGTAGGAGTTACAAGGCAAACCATAAATGCAATTGAAAAAGGTAAATATGATCCCTCGCTTGAACTTGCATTCAAGCTTGCCAGGCTTTTTGATGCCCGTATTGAAGAAATTTTCCTCTATGAAGACCGTGAAGCCAGGAACTCTGAAAGAAAGGGTTAA